A stretch of DNA from Malus sylvestris chromosome 9, drMalSylv7.2, whole genome shotgun sequence:
cagccgctcaaatacaggtcgtatggtggaaagtatagtgcttgatcatgctttttggagtcaaacagaacatgtgtgtcaagtgtttgaacctctttacaaagttttacggatcgttgacacagaagtgtatcctactatgggggcagtatatgagttgatgcgtgtagtgaaggatgaattggaaagaaaacatggtgcaaggtgggtcgtaaaaataattgaagaccgatggtataaaacattataccacgatttgcatgcagcaggtataaattatgtcataatttgcaattcatttctttagttgcataagtattatttatcttattagagtatgtgtttctttgaacagcatattatttgaatccccgataccaatacagacccggtgttggagatgatggtaaccttatacgtgctgtacataatgtatactctaaattagaccctgcatcaccagcagttggccaatttggaaatgaggtacacaattacttaaattataacaattactttgttggattaaactaacacaatttattgtattcagctaacatggtttaaagatgcaagaagaacatttggagaaccaacatcagttgctgctcgaacaaatatgtctcctagtgagtataaacatatttcactataagtttataatagaatttgttggagttattaggcttatcaacattatttttcattgtagctgaatggtggatcatgtatgggaccgatgcaccaactgtgagaaagttagcaataaaagtattatcacaaacagcttcctcatctgcttgtgaaagaaattggagcacatttgcactcatacacacaaagcaaagaaataagttggctcatagtagcttggaaaaattagtttattgctactacaacatgaagcttcaaattcgagataaggaagcagaaatcgatcatgtcgaccgtggtgacccactagatgtgtttgatattgttggtgaagatgatgatacggagggtaaccaactttttcaatggattagacctcttcatttagatgatgatgaaggcaacccagctcccagagttgctgaagaagcatgtaatgaagggataaatgtagaaagagtattagaggaggaggtgggatctagcagcgctgactctttcgAAGAACTTTTGCACCCAACACCAagcaacactggaattccacatttttccaatcctacacaaccacaacatcgtgctgatactaatgatagctctagtacaagatcaggagactcacctaccaccggaggtaggaatgatgaaggacaaagtggagctggaggtagtggagctggaggtagtggtggtggatatggaaactattatggaccaccacctcccggatatatgagccccttcactggtgaggcaaacttcacgcatgcaacacaggatgatgaccatggcagtaggcgggcaggaccaggaattggtgccatagggaaggactatactcgcagagaaagaggcaaagggattttgtcaagtcaagaagatgactcgttatctagaacttcagactctgttggattgggaagtagtaactatggttatactcataaccaaccatttccatacccttcatatcccattcctgttgggatggaatcgagcgactcatggaatcaatcccagcctcaatcttcaaatgatttttcttatggacaacctcaaccaatctcggatccatatgggtggcatattaacaattacatgcaaaactattttggggatttatcatttgataactactcttcacaatacactcattctacacatagagatgatgaagatagtgacaaatttgaacctcataggaactctatgtggtactaaagtgtaaaatattgtactaattcattatatataaatgattatggtgtgtttagacttctttcattaattactacatattttctacactcataatgtttgtcagatcgctatataatcaacttgataatgttaaatccatcatgcaatgcatttctttccaattttttgtgataaactaatagataattgactaaataaacatcctacaaagtttcaataaaaatttccaagtttttcttacaatttccgtggtttccatgtaatttttatcgatatcgatattttaccgatatttccatcgatatttccgtgttttcggactaccgatatttccgatatcaccgatattttcttccttggttttaTACAAAGAATGTAGTACGTTTTATatgaaaaaatgggtacattttatattaaaaaaaataatgggtatattttatataaaaaaatgggtacagtttagattaaaaaaaaataggtcTTACATTTAAAAACGGGtaaattttacattaaaaaaaatggtacttacaaaaacaaaaaattggtaccttttacatataacaaagtggtacatttttaaagacaaatgggtacatttttaataaattattggtacaaataaaaggttgaaaaaatgagtacaaataaaagtttcGAAAATATgaacacaaaaagaaattaatatatggtacaaactaaaactgaaaaaaaaaatacaatttaaaaacAGGGTTGCTAATTAAAATgtgtacaaactaaaaataaaaatatatgatataaaATTTagccttaaatatatatatatatatatatatatatatatatatatatatgtcaaatGTAACGTTtgtaacattaaatgaatatatttagaaataaaatttaattatcttgaaatgtaaaatattttattattgaaataattaatgatgtttatCAAAACCAAaagaccttgataaaaaattaaaaaggaataaagttttaattaatAGAGTTGATAAAAgagggatgagaacctaatttctcattGATTATAATTCCTTAATCAAACAGAAAGTTAAttgtgatattcctcttcacttgtaagtgagaggtctgaGGTTCGAATTTAGTAGATAATgcattcaataccaaattaggtttcCCATTATGTTtgacttagccgaactcccATTCTCTTGAGTGTAAAATAATTGttgaacttaaaaaaaaaaaaaaaaaccttaatgtaaaatatattgttgtagTAAAACGTTGGTCTGATTCTCCGACTCCAACCGAAACAtactaagtttttttttgtttttggaaactacCGAAACATATGAAGTTAAAACCATTCGATTAATTCTCACCACACCACCAACCAAACATGGCTAGAATTTTAGCGAAGCCCCAAGTAGAAAGAGAGTAACCATAAAAGGACACTTTCCCCAATTGTTTACAGATTTCCAGGAGGCTTTTGGCAAATGGTTCAACTTTTGGGCACCATTCGCCCATCTCCTTCTCTGAGCTACTTTGCAACATACAAACGCCATCTCTCACTCTACAGCCCTCCAACCAAAGCTCCGGCAAATGGGTTTTCTCCCTTCAGACGAGTTTTCAACTCTTACCTCCAATCTAGTAAGCTCCGCCATCCCTGATTTGTCAATTATCTTGCTCTGATTACAATATTTTGcattttttctttctgggttttgtgCATTCCGTGGATATCCTAATGCCCTTTGATCCGTTGAATCGGTAGATGTTCAGTATTCATGTTTTGTAGGTATGAATGATTTTTATGGATTGATTTTAGGCGCCAAACTTTACTTGTATTGCTTGGTAACAGATAAGGGATTGAGTTGTGCAGCTtgtgtttgaactttgaaactaAACTTTTGTATGCAATTTTGAATGAAGTTGTGATATATGCAGTGATGTGCCTTGACTGAATCAATGAATGAAGGAAAcaaatggttcaaatttgattaattgGGTTATATTTTGGTTTTAAATATGCGTACTCAAAACAATAGTTCTAATTTATAAGAAGGTAGCTCGGCATTTGGCACGGTGATGAATATATAAAGTTAGTGGGCTTTGTTACTATATAGACAAATTTGAATGTTCTCCGTTTGTGGATTGTATGAGCTCTACTCTGTTGTGTACTAACTTTGTAATGAACCACAGATTCAGAAACTACGGCCGCTGGCTCACCTTGTGAGCATTCAGAAATCATATTTATAGGTACTGGTACTAGTGAAGGAATTCCCCGAGTCAGCTGCCTCACAAATCCTTTAAAGACATGTGCGGTATGGTTATGAAACCTCTGTGCTTAAGTAATTTTGGCATGTCCTATCCAAAGATTTATGTTGGCTACTTTGTTTTTAATCAAATGTGCATCCGATTAGTAAGGAAATGATTGCTTGTTTACTTTTTAAGGTTTGCTTGAAAGCTGTGGAACCAGGGAATAAAAATAAGAGGCTCAACACAAGCATCCTTGTTCGTTATCCTAGACCCTCTGGAAATTATAACATTCTTATAGATGCTGGAAAGTAAGTGATATATCAATTTTATGCATATTGTGCGCATGTTACCCTAAGAATGTACTTTTACTTCTTTATCCCATAAATTTGTAATTCATGGTTGTGGTTGGTTAtggataaaaaatattaaattctgCAGTTGTGTACCAAAGATTTCTTGGAAAGAAATATGTATCAAATACTCATAGTTTAAATCTAAGACTTGCAAAAAGTAAGACTTTTGTCAACCTAAATATGTTTCTAAGCTCATTGATAGGCATGGAAGATAATCCACGTAACTATCTGCTTCTCATATGCAGTATGTTGATGGTAAAATATGAGTGGGTGTGTCATCCAAGAACCATATTTTCTGGATAAGTTTAGCACAACAGGGCACAGGTATTGTTGCACAAGGCAAAGATCAACCAATCAAATAGGACCCCGTTTGCAGCCTTATGAGGCGGGTTGATGGGAGCTTCCCATATTGGCAAAGCTAAGGGATAATTTACCTCAataatacttttaaaatgaaagTTATAGTTCTAGTCAAGGTTATTCTTACATTACATAATATGAGACGGTTGATAAAAATGGATTTAATGGTTTCATTGTCTTTTTGTCTTGTTAACAATGAAGATACAAATAGAATTCTTTGTATTTATAACTTTAAACTTTAAACGTGGAAAAAGAAAGGTTACACATGACTGAGATTTTTTGTCCCTCGATGATAAACTTCTAGACACTttgttggtgaaagttgaattTCTATTTTTGTTTCACAGGTTTTTCTACCACAGTGCTCTCCAATGGTTTACTGCCTATGGGTTAGTTATTgcttcaactttttttctttaagCTATCATATATAAGAGTTCATGATCTCAAATTGTATCTCATGTGACACTTCTAAATTATCTGGACTAGTTGCTAGAAGATCTAGATACTAACATTGTGTGTTCTGTAAGGAAACTTCAACATAAGGAAACTTTCTGACATTGATATTGAGGACTGATTTGGACTCAATATCCGCCTCAAACTTGGTTATTTCTAGTGCCATATGAAACGTTTAGTGTTATTGTACTGTAAAATAACTCTCATGTATCCCTAGATATGCACAATATGTTATGTAGGTCCAGCCATCATTGTTGTAGCTTTGATTTTTCTACGTTCCTTGGAATCATTTGGACGTAATTCAAGGTATTCTTTTTGGACTGTTAAAGTGGCAAAACTATGTTTTCTCTTCGGTTTCTTTTCTCTAAAGGATCTTTGTATTCAAGGACTTTCATATATACTTAAAGGTGGTGCTTCCATTAATATGTGTATTTTCTGGTATTTTCCTTGTAGTAACTAGTTGTATTTCTGTCAGGATAAGAACAATTGATGCGGTTATTATTACTCATTCGCATGCTGATGCAATTGGAGGTCTCTGTCATGAACACTTTCTAACGTTGTTATTTAAACAGTTAACAAACTTAGCTTTGGATCTTTTtaatcttctttctctctctctttttttttttttaaattcccttttttccttttaacaTACATATTGACATTAATCATAGGCTCTATTTATATGTCTCCAGGTCTGGATGATCTTCGCGATTGGACAAACAATGTCCAACCCAGCATCCCGATCTATGTTGCCCAGCGTGATTTTGAGGTCCAAGCATCTTCCTTTCTTGTATTGCATTGAATAATGGGTCTTATACTGATGCTTTCTTTAATTATGTCTTCATAGTCACTTAATTTTTACCGTTCTCACTACACGTGTATGATACTGAGAAAGTTATTTGCAGGTAATGAAAAAGACTCATTATTATTTGGTGGATACAAGTGCGGTTCTTGCTGGTGCTGCAGTCTCTGAGTTGCAATTTAATATCATACGTGAGGATCCATTTGTAGTACAAGATTTGAAGGTCAGAATTTATATCAACCATATCAAACTGAAATTTAGACCATGCTTTTTAACGGGGACATGTAAGAGGAGTGAGGTCTAATATAGAAACTGGTAGAAATTTAACAGTAAAATATTAGTAGATGGTATTGTCACTTGGCTGAAAAGTAATCTGCTGTATGACTTGGCActcatattttcttttcaatgcTGTGTTCCCAGTTTACCCCTTTACCTGTGTGGCATGGTCAGGGTTATCGTTCCCTTGGATTTCGTTTTGGTAATGTTTGTTATATAAGGTAATGCTTCTATTCCCTCAAATGCAGGTCACTCATTGCTTTCTATTTTTAAGCCTCTACTTTGATCGCTTGTGTAGTGTTCATCACGACTAAATTGCTAATCATTTGTTTACATTCACAGTGACGTTAGTGACATTCCTGAAGAAACTTATCCACTTCTGAAAGATTGTGAACTCCTGATTCTGGTGCCTTCCCCTCACTCTAACAAACGTGCACCCACACATATGTTTATTTCTGTTCTATTTCTTTCACAAACGCCTGACATCTCTTTTCTTCTGACTGGGTTGATATGTCGAATAATTTGTTCAGGATGCTTTACGGCCAGATCGGTCTTCTTCAACGCATTTTGGACTCCCAAGGGTGAGCTATTTTGTGCTTTCTTGTAATAATTCATTTTCAGTAAGCTTCAAGTTTTATCTATTTCATTTTCAGGCTTTGGAGGAAGTACGGAAAATCCAACCGAGAAAGACTTTGTTCACTGGTATGTGTTCGCCCCCTTTTGCTGAAGATCAGGTGTTAGGTGTTACCGTTATAATTAGTACCGAGGACTGCGTAGAAATTTAACAATTCTGCTTCTTTTCGTGGCCTGCACTGATGAAGGTATGATGCATCTGATGGATCATGAAAAGGTGAACGATTATCTTTTGAAATTGAAGGAGACAGAGGGTCTTGACGTACAACTGAGCTATGACGGACTTCGTGTACCAGCAGCGTTTCACGGTTaacttttcttttcatttgaaATGCCATTTGATCTCTCATGAGCTTTGCAATACCAATTTCAATTGCCACTCAATGTACTCAACTTTTTCAGTGGTTTATATCTTGCAGTCATCTTGGCTTTCCCTGATGCCAAATATCCAATAAGATTAATGGTCATTTTTCAAAATCTTTTCGACTTgtcattaatattttattgatgTTACGatatttgattttgattattCCGACACTTTAAATTATGTAAAGTCCTCGAATTTCCTATAAGTTATTGGAAATGCATGGATAATTACAGAAGTGACATTCTCTAATTTCTTGGCAGTCAATGGTCAACACAAGAGTCAACACAAACTCTATGGGAAATTGCCCCaactagggatggttttggtaCGGTTACCGCAGTAAAACTTCCATACCAATTATCATACCAAATTTTCGGTATTACAAAATCGATTACTATTACCATGCCAAATTTTAGGTATTACTGAAGTTCGGTGTGCCAAATACTTCGGTTGGTATAGTATGGTAATTGTAATTACCATTTTATTTTGGGTcactttttttggtcaaaatttgaataaaaaaaaattcacaacccaattcaaggcccactttttcaatttttttcatcaacTATGTAACTAATTCATACCTTTCAGATGATTTAATCATACTTGATTGAAGTTAGCAGGTAGCAAGCACAGTAAAAAACTGCATGCAAGAAGCACAAAGTAAAAAGCACAGGCAGCAGTACACCAACACAAATCCCAGTAGATTTCATGTAATTCACactcattatatatatacacacacacacacacacacttcatgtactaaacactaaaatatatatttatatttttcggTACGGTatggtaataccgtggtaatggtatcGAATACCAATATCGTACCAAAAAACTTCGGTTCAGTACGTTACCGATTGGCACAAAATCAATGTAGTACAGTTGATAATTCGGTTGGCACagtaatttgacaaaaaaaatcacCCCTTGCCCAATATGACTTGGCGTGGTTTCGGAAGATGATGCTTGCTTGTGGGAAATTGCAGTTTTCGTTATCAAAATGGTCATCACTTTATTAAATTGTGTGATTAAAAAAAGggaatgatttcaaatttcaatgaacAGCATGAGTATGGAGACTGAAACCTTCAAAGTCAATGCCAATGAACGTCAATTCCACACAGATTTTGATCACAGATTTAATTTGGCTCCAAGTTGTTTAAATTCCAAAAAGATGGAGGCTAAAAGATAATATCAAGCACAGACCTTAATAGAAATTCTCGCCTGTACATTTTTCACAAGCGAACATTGAGATTTAACTGAATCTCTTTTATTCAAATCTCAACCATTCTTTTTCGTCCTTTAATGCGCAGGAGAGCAAACTTCTCAACTGTAAACCCTAAACATGATACACCCACGTTCAGTGGCGGAGCTAGAAATCTTCCTAGGAGGGGCCTCTAAGCTGTATgaaagaaatttgaaaaaaaaaattataaataatataatataatcaaAAGAGAGTAGTGGAGTCATGATAACAAAAATAAGATTGAAATAATAATATCATAATCGCCAAACTTCTTTATAAGTTCCAACATTGAAgttgaacaaaaattaataatcatGGCTCAAACTGCAACTATGAAAATTGTCTTTCAAGATAAATTATTCCTCTATCCATAATATGTAGTTTCATTACAAAACAACAATCCATCATGCAAAATGGTGAGCTAAGGAAGGCTAGTTGATATAATGCTTTGGTTTCATAAAACACATTTTTTGGGTCAattagagaaatataatacaactAGCTGAAAGGAAAAACACATAAATCAAATAATGCAAAATATCCAACCAAAAACACA
This window harbors:
- the LOC126634274 gene encoding uncharacterized protein LOC126634274; this encodes MKHHNVFWTSCAAHCIDLMFEAMGKRENVATVVKRARTITNYIYNHGWLLAKMREFCRGEIIRPATTRFATNYIALNSLLKKKAGLKQLFTSDDWANHNFSRSNTGRMVESIVLDHAFWSQTEHVCQVFEPLYKVLRIVDTEVYPTMGAVYELMRVVKDELERKHGARWVVKIIEDRWYKTLYHDLHAAAYYLNPRYQYRPGVGDDGNLIRAVHNVYSKLDPASPAVGQFGNELTWFKDARRTFGEPTSVAARTNMSPTEWWIMYGTDAPTVRKLAIKVLSQTASSSACERNWSTFALIHTKQRNKLAHSSLEKLVYCYYNMKLQIRDKEAEIDHVDRGDPLDVFDIVGEDDDTEGNQLFQWIRPLHLDDDEGNPAPRVAEEACNEGINVERVLEEEVGSSSADSFEELLHPTPSNTGIPHFSNPTQPQHRADTNDSSSTRSGDSPTTGGRNDEGQSGAGGSGAGGSGGGYGNYYGPPPPGYMSPFTGEANFTHATQDDDHGSRRAGPGIGAIGKDYTRRERGKGILSSQEDDSLSRTSDSVGLGSSNYGYTHNQPFPYPSYPIPVGMESSDSWNQSQPQSSNDFSYGQPQPISDPYGWHINNYMQNYFGDLSFDNYSSQYTHSTHRDDEDSDKFEPHRNSMWY
- the LOC126583420 gene encoding putative hydrolase C777.06c, yielding MVQLLGTIRPSPSLSYFATYKRHLSLYSPPTKAPANGFSPFRRVFNSYLQSNSETTAAGSPCEHSEIIFIGTGTSEGIPRVSCLTNPLKTCAVCLKAVEPGNKNKRLNTSILVRYPRPSGNYNILIDAGKFFYHSALQWFTAYGIRTIDAVIITHSHADAIGGLDDLRDWTNNVQPSIPIYVAQRDFEVMKKTHYYLVDTSAVLAGAAVSELQFNIIREDPFVVQDLKFTPLPVWHGQGYRSLGFRFGNVCYISDVSDIPEETYPLLKDCELLILDALRPDRSSSTHFGLPRALEEVRKIQPRKTLFTGMMHLMDHEKVNDYLLKLKETEGLDVQLSYDGLRVPAAFHG